Proteins encoded together in one Impatiens glandulifera chromosome 1, dImpGla2.1, whole genome shotgun sequence window:
- the LOC124921154 gene encoding probable membrane-associated kinase regulator 1 has product MGKRRTSKSQTLPSSPTHSFKSSSSSSDFEFAISISPRKSSNTLCPADELFYKGKLLPLHLSPRLSMVRTIILASSSSSSSSESAASRDSTASRSSNESSRSSFSGDLALLATVDCDSSRTSSVAEDDELKRLNTSFHGGNLNLNHPGNKPKFSLSRFSSVFRKEPKITRSIPESQTGSSVKRVSVSAKEVIRRYLKKVKPLYEKLSKQNQKMTKPEQQMMRNEAKGSDILPVSLTEQSGRLKMGNGNMSQSFSGNLGYPRRRKTYVASCPSSMRSSPNHSGALNHRSMLSSYNPLSCEVSSMEELQNAIQGAIMHCKNSMSQG; this is encoded by the coding sequence ATGGGGAAAAGAAGAACATCAAAATCTCAAACTCTTCCTTCTTCTCCAACCcattcattcaaatcatcatcttcttcatccgACTTCGAATTCGCCATTTCCATCTCTCCAAGAAAATCATCCAATACCCTTTGTCCCGCCGACGAGTTATTCTACAAGGGTAAACTCCTTCCCCTTCATCTATCTCCTCGACTTTCCATGGTCAGAACCATCATACtagcttcttcttcatcttcttcctcgtCTGAATCCGCCGCCTCTCGAGATTCCACAGCTAGCCGGAGCTCAAACGAATCAAGTAGATCTTCATTTTCCGGCGACTTAGCTCTCTTAGCCACTGTGGATTGTGATTCATCTAGAACCAGCTCCGTCGCAGAAGATGACGAGCTCAAACGACTAAACACTAGCTTTCATGGAGGAAACCTTAACCTTAACCATCCTGGAAATAAACCCAAGTTTTCTTTATCTAGGTTTTCTTCTGTTTTCCGTAAGGAACCGAAAATAACACGTTCAATACCGGAAAGCCAAACTGGGTCGTCGGTGAAACGCGTGAGCGTTTCAGCGAAGGAGGTGATTCGTCGGTATTTAAAGAAAGTGAAACCTTTGTATGAAAAACTGTCAAAGCAAAATCAGAAAATGACGAAACCTGAACAACAGATGATGAGAAATGAAGCCAAAGGGTCTGATATTCTTCCTGTTTCTTTAACAGAGCAGAGTGGTCGATTGAAAATGGGGAATGGAAACATGTCGCAATCATTTTCGGGGAATTTGGGTTATCCTAGGAGAAGGAAGACATATGTGGCGAGCTGTCCATCTTCGATGAGATCTTCACCTAATCATTCTGGGGCTTTGAACCATCGTAGTATGTTGTCAAGTTATAATCCATTAAGCTGTGAGGTTTCATCAATGGAGGAACTTCAGAATGCAATTCAAGGGGCTATAATGCATTGCAAGAATTCCATGAGCCAAGGTTGA